The DNA segment CTCATCCCACAACTTCTCAAAATTGAATGGGCGCTCTCTCAGTGTCCAGTTCAGTACTGGtagggttagaatcatagaatagtagagttggagaagacctcatgggccatccagtccaaccccctgccaagaagcaggaaatcacattcaaagcaccctcaacagatggccatccagcctctgcttaaaagcctccaaagaaggagcctccaccacagtccgggggagagagttccactgccgaacagcccttctcacagtgaggaagttcttcctgatattcaggtggaatctcctttcctgtagtttgaagccattgttccatttcctagtctgcagggctgcagaaaacaagcttgctccctcctccctatgacttcccctcacatatttgtacatggttatcatgtctcctctcagccttctcttctgcaggctaaacatgcccagttctttaagctgctcctcatagggcttgttctccagacctttgatcattttagtcgccctcctctggacgctttccagcttgtcaacatctcccttcaactgtggtgcccagaactggacgcagtattccaggtgtggtctgaccaaggcagaatagagggggagcatgacttccctggatctagacgctattcccctattgatgcaggccagaatcccgttggctttcttagcagccgcatcacattgctggctcatgtttaacttgttgtccacaaggactccaagatctttttcacatgtactgctgtcgagccaggcgtcccccattctgtatctttgatttccattttttctgccgaaatgaagtatcttgcatttgtccctgttaaacttcattttgttagtttcggcccatctctctagtctgtcaagatcgttttgaattctgctcctgtcttctggagtgttggctatccctcccagtttggtgtcgtctgcaaacttgatgatcgtgccttctaacccttcgtctaagtggtttataaagatgttaaagagaaccgggcccaggacggaaccctgcggcactccactcgtgacttctttccaagatgaagacgacacatttgtgagcaccctttgggttcgtttgcttagccaattgcagatccacctaaccatagttttgtctagcccacattttactaggtcgtgagggactttatcgaaggccttactgaaatctaggtacgctacatctacggcattccctgtgtcgacccaactcgtaattctatcaaaaaaagagatcagattagtctggcatgacttgtttttggtaaatccgtgttgactattagcaataactgcatttgtttctaagtgttcgcagaccacttccttaatgatcttttccagaatcttgcctggtatcgatgtgaggctgactggacggtaattgtttgggtcgttcttttttcccttcttgaagatagggaccacatttgccctccttcaatctgctgggacttctcctgttctccaagaactctcgaagataattgtcagtggttctgaaataacctcagctagttccttcaatactcttggatgtagctgatctggctctggggacttgaattcgtttagagcggccaggtgttcctggacaacttgtctccctatttggggttggatttccccaaatccttcgtccatttcatgttgctgaggttgaagatggctttctttttgtgagaagaccgaggcaaagaaggcattaagcagttctgccttttccctgtcccttgtcgccatcaccccatcttctccttgcagaggccctatcgcctccttgttcttcctttttctaccaacgtaagcaaaaaagccttttttgttgtttttaatgtccctggcaagcctgagctcattttgcgctttagccttgcgaaccttttccctataggagttggctatacgtttgaattcttgtttggtgatttctccccttaaccacttcttgtgcatgtctcttttgagtcttagaagttctttggatatcaattctggcttctttgcacttttcatattttttttctttgttggcactgtttgtatttgcgccttgagtatttcacttttaaaaaaactcccatccacccttaactcccttgtcttttaatattggcgtccatggaatgccactcagtatttccttcattttttggaagtcagctctcttaaagtccagaatgcgtgtttgacttgtcttagtttcagccttcctttgtatggcaaactgcaggagcacatggtcacttgcccctaaggatccgacgacttctactgtattgatcaggtcttccacatttgttaagattagatcaagagttgctgatccccttgttgcctcttctaccttctggaccttagaattgtctgcaaggcaagtgaggaatttgttggactttgttccTATTCAACTTTGAGAAGCTGGAAGAGGAATAGGTCCTCAGAAAGTAGGGAGAGACAAGGTGCCACCACTTGTGCAACACCGAAGATGGGGCTGATGTTTGCAACATATGTGTTTCTAGTTTATTTGGTTTATTAAAAGTGTGATCTATGGGCTTCAGAAGAAAGGCTGTAGGACAGCCTGGATATTGACCTCAGGTGCCATTCTTTTTGCTATCGTGGAACATTCTGTAGTCTTCATTTCCTCAATCATGGGAGAGTGAATAGGCTCCTAGTATGGGTAGACCTTTAGATCTGTAGAATCCATAGCCCTTTCCATGCTTATCTGCATTGCTTGAAGAACTTTGAGACTAAATATTGCTCTCAATGGGAGAGAAATAATGAGGAGCAAATGCCATTTCCCTCCCATTTCTGCTCTTAAATAGGCCAGTCATTGCTACCTGCAGTGCTCCAGCTTTAGGGATAGAATTACCATgcagcaggcctgtagcaagggggggtaggggttcaaccccccccccccccatttttcaggttaaaaaaaaaacctggtttacttatgatttttaactggttaaccaaatccccatgctaagtctatgagacgcaaaaaattaaaagtccctccaggcaccatctcaagcagatattaactGGTCTGTAGCCAGAGGGgggtgtttaggggttcaacccccccccccaaattttcaaaaccctccccgaactttttttctggctacggccctgccatgCAGGCATATCTGATAAGCATCTTAAATGAGGTAATTACCTGTTCAGATTGGGGAGGGAAGTTGGGGTATGAATGGAATAACTAATAGTATTTTAAGGATCATCTATTAAAAATAATAGCTCACTGTTTTTGCCTGCATGTGTCCATTTGAGAAAGTGAGAGACGCGTCTCTTCTTCAGGAAGAGGCAAAAAGGGCCCATTGCTGGATACTCCTGGACCTGTGCTAACTGGCTGATGGTTGTTTCTTTCCAGGGCCCAGACAAGAATATTGCCAGGCCAACCGCCTTCAAGCCTGTACTCCCTCGCTCCAACACAGTCCTCCACTCGTCTCCAGAACATGGTAGCCATACCTCTCAGTCGCTCCAGTCCCAGGACAAAGCTAAAGATGCGGACCTTAAGGCAGCCTTGTGCTCTGGTGGACTATCAGACTCAGGAAGGAACTCCATGTCAAGCCTCCCTACTCACAGCACAGCCAGCAGCTACCAGTTGGACCCTCTTGTTGCCCCAGTGGGACCCATTAGCCGGTTTGGGGGCTCTGCCCACAACATCACTCAGTGTGCCATCCTTCAGAACAGTAACATGATGAGCCTTAAGGCCTTGTCATTCTCTGACGGCGGCACCAAAATCCTCAATCCAGGCAAAACTGCTGCTGCAGCTGCCCATCCCCAACCTCCTGAGAACTCCTGCATCCGCTCCCCAATCTCCACAGAGGAATCAGCCATCCAGGAGTTGGAGCAAAAGCTGCTGGAGAGGGAAGGTGAGTTGCAAGAGCTCCAAAGCAGCTTTGAGGAAAAGGAGATCACCTCCTGCCAAAGCTATGAGGAAAAGCAGAGGCGCTGCAGGGATGAGATGGAGCTGCTAAAGCAGAAGTGCAACAACAAGCTCAAGCAGAGCTCACAGAAGAGCCAGCGGGCGCAGCAGCTCCTGCAGCTCCAGGTCTTCCAGCTGCAGCAGGAGAAGAAGCAGCTCCGAGAGGAACTGGCCAACCTGATGAAGGAGCAGGATCTCCTGGAGACCAAGCTTAGGTCCTATGAGAAAGAGAAGACCGCCTTTGCTCCAGCACTGGAAGAAACACAGTGGGAGGTGAGATTGCTTGTTTGGTAGGAACTTCTTTTGATCTTTATACAGGAGCTGTGTTTGCATACAAACAGGGTGAAAAGTCTGCATTGGGATTAGATAACTGAACATGCAGAAACCATCCTTGCTTAAGTCTCATTTATTCAGACTGGCCCAGGATATTAAGAAACAGATGGTACATTATAACCCCACACGTGTGGAAACAGTATACACAATTTTACTTATTCTCATCCAACAAAGTATGTCCTCTGCATATTTACTAGGCCTTCCAATGTGACTTTgtgatattcttgggccagaagcacttcatttcaataaggtgtATCCACACAAAGGCCAAGAACATATTCCCTGCAAATATAAGGGGTTGTACCATACCTGTGTCTTGATGGGGTTGACCTCTGAAATGGACAGGGAACCACAGCTCTTTATGACCTCCTTGTATTTTAGGCTCAGTTTCCAATGGGTTTTGCCCACAGCTCCAGCCAGGAATCTTTGCCATTTCTCTCTTTACACACAGGCTTGCCTTTTTATTGCGAAATAGGAATTGCTGTGGGCCCCCCTCAACAGTGGAGCCTGAAGAAGACTTGTAGTTACTCCTTCAGTAGTAGATCAGGAATGCAAAGCCTCATTATTTATCAGAAATGTCTATAACTTCCTATGATCATGTTCACATgactatttaacattttcttgGTGTTGAATATTATGGCACTAATCCAACATCCCATCAACATAAGTGTAAATATCCTCATGCTGATTTATGCTACACAGAGCCATGTATTCCTCTGGTCACCTACTTATAAGTTTCTGATAATATCCCATGCTTTgcaatagatatagatattcagAGAGAAAAGGCTACCTATTTCTCCTATAGTCAAATGCAGCAGAACTAGGAGTTCAGGCCCTGCCCacctaaaattttaaaaaggttgttttagatcacaactcccagaatatccCACTATCGTAACTAATGGTCATTTGTACTGTTGTTCAAAGTAACATTTCTGCACTATTTTGTTAGCCTTGTATCCTTTTTGGTACACCATTGTCATGTGCCTCTGACAGATTATTCCTGAAGAGATGCAGTCTCCACCTCTGGTTACCCACTTTTTGATCTATTCTCATAAATACTGCACACCTGTGGTGGCAATGCACTCAATTTGGATGCTGCAACCAGCCAGTGTCTAGCAGACAGTCTGACACTTGTCTTGTATCTTCACAGGTTTGTCAAAAGTCTGGGGAAATCTCTCTCCTTAAACAACAGCTGAAGGAATCCCAAACAGAACTCAACAGCAAGATCAATGAGGTCCTCAACATGAAAGCCCAACTGAAGGATGTCCGAGGGAAGATGGAACTACTAGATATGAAAATCCAGGATTTGGAAGAGTCGCTGCATGCCAAGGCTGTGGAGTTGGATGTGAGTGAAAATGAGCTTCAGCGCAAGAAGAACGAGTCGGAACTGCTGAGGGAGAAGGTGAACTTGTTGGAGCAGGAAATTTCAGagctcagaacagaactgacaaTCCTCCGAGAGGAGATGAAGTGTGGAATGGCCCCCGGAAGCCTGGAGGCCAACGTGGCCGAGGATGCCCAAGCCCTATGGAGAGAAGTGGAGAAGCTGAAAGCAGAGTTGCAGGAGGAGCGGAACAACAACGAGCACATGACAACTGGCTTCCAGCAGGAACGACAGACctggaaagaggaaaaagagaaagtgaTCCATTACCAGAAGCAGCTGCAGCAGAGTTACTTGCACATGTACAAACGGAACCAGAATTTGGAGAAGATGCTTCATGAGTTGGCTTCAGGAGAGGACGGCAAAGAGCCCTTAGAGCTTGACCTCCAGGGCACTGATGTCCCTTATGAGGACATCATTGCCACTGAAATCTGAAGGGTGCTCAGTCTGCTTGCCTGCTCTGGAGGGGGTGGGTCACTTTCAACCAGAGGGCTAACTTAAATCCAGGAGAACCACTTGTCCATTGGTTGAAGTTCTTAACTGGCCAAAATGGATCACTAGCTGTTGTCATGCCTCATGGGCTTGTGTGGTGAGGCATTGTCCCCAGTTCATCATGCCCAGTGCATTTCCCTGGAAGGGAGGCCACTTCTAATGTATTTTAAAGAGAGACAAAGGGTGTGCATTGCTTATTGCCCATTCTATCAAAGTAGAATCAACCCCCAGTTGATTCTCTGGTAAAAAAAATGCAAGTATCTCTGTTCCAGATGGAACAGGTGTCTCCCTCTTACCTGCAACTCAGGTGCCCATTGCCAAGGGATGCTGGGAAGGAAAATTTAACTCTATGTGCCCCCCCCAACAGCCATATAAATGTCATTACAATTCTCCTAGAGTTTTTAAGCTGTGCAACAAGAAGTGCTCATGTTCCAAAAATTTCTTGGTTGCCATGTTGAAGCACCTTGGGAAAAGCCTTTTGACTCTTGATTCCTTTGGTTAAGAGAGAttaacacatgcacacataaataCAGAAATATGAATGTGGCATCGTGGGTCTTCAAGATATCTTTTCAATTCTCATTGGCTGAAGTGAGAGCTATACTCTTCTAGAGTGAAGAGGATACAGTATGAAGAGGATTCTGGGGCACCTCGAGTGCAGATGCCTCAAAGCAAGGCTAAATTATCATGGGACGGTGACATCCATCATCTCTAGCAAGCCAAGGGATGATGTATTTTGTAGTCTAATGTTGTCTAAAGGGCCACCAGTATCCCACCTCTACGTTGGAAGCAGGTGGCATTTTCTTCTAACAAAGAGAAAAACAGCTCTGCTCTGGAGTCTTCCTGAGGAGTCTTCCCTTTCTCCAGAATAGCCACCCAAAGTGTTCTAGGCTCCTAGAAGCCATAATCTGGTAATCCGTCAGTGGATTGTTTGTGCCCGTGGCTCATCATTCAGTATTACCGAAGCAGGCTAGCAGTGGGAGAGGTATATTTTTATGTTTCTGTTGTGGGGTGGGCAGAACTGAAATGTACTTGTGATTTTGGAATGGGAATGTTTATAACTGTTGATCTAAAATGTGGATATTTTTATGGATCTTTTTGGTATAGTGTTTACGTTTTCACATTCACTTCTTGTTTTGGGGCCACACAAAAGTCTCTTTGCCCTTCATCAAGTCATTTTGGGGGGCTGTGAAACATCAATGTAATAGGCAGTTGTGCGTATGCATGAGAGTGTGCCTGCAGATAGTACGGATGAATGTTTGTGTGGTCTAGTTTGTATTCTACACCATGCCATCCATTTATTCCATGTGGCCTTCTGGGACATGCCGCACCAAGAAAGGAGTTGCAGTGTCATTGCTGAAGTGACACTGAGATGAACGAGAGTTCCTCACTAGACAAGAATCATGGATGATTTACACAACTTATTTAAAGTCATCAGTTCAGAGACCTGTAAGCAATGGGTTGCAGATCAGTCACCAGTTTAGAACCATaacagacagtggttctcaacctgtgggtctccagatgttttggccttcaactcccagaaatcccaacacctggtaaactggctgggatttctgggagttgtaggtcaaaacatctggggacccacaggttgagaaccactgatttaaaatgttcatgTATTCATTTTAAGGTGGGAGTAACCTATGGGGATTAATGCAAAAAGAGTGGTATGGATGAAGCTATTCATTGCCCACTCCAGCCCAGCCAACATGTGCATGTGGACACCGCTATGCTCTTACACTTCCTCCATGTATTGTGTTGATGGCTTCAGTAGGAGAACAAGACTCATCATAACTGTAAACAGGATCCCAAGGCAATGGAAAGCATGCTATCATGACAATTGTATGTGTGCCTCTTCCCTCAGGAGCCATTCATGTGTTCCTCTTTCCTTACTTATTCTCTTCCCCTCCATGATCCCAACTCCACACAGTAgatcttgtttgtttatttatttatttatttaaaacatctgtattctaccttttaaaaaaatctagaagttttaaccaaaaaaataaaaccatatatctgttttcagtttaaaaaaattaaaaatgccagttctgaatgtatttttttaaaaaaaaacaacaacaacaatgtaccaACAGAAGCagcaaatgtatttttttaaaagctgggatAGTTGAAGGCAGAGGAAGAAATCGTTAATCAATAAGCTTAAACCTTCCCAGAAAGGAAGGATTTCCCCACCCTCCTGCAACCTTTTAAAGGGGGGAATGATCATCtcctttatttacttacttacttacttacttacttacagtgcttatattccgcccttctcacccaaagggaagtcagggtggattacagaacacatatatggcaaacattcagtgccgtgaGACATACAGGACAGATAACAGATAGAGGTGTGTGACATTTTCTCATcttcggcatcctggaggttgtgctcgattctggccacagggggtgctgttgctccatcctccaTATCGAAGCGTCCTGATCAtagacttcctcctttcttttgattgCCGACattttctagtacagtagagtctcacttatccagcagaaccttggataagcgaatattttggataataaggagggattaaggaaaagcctattaaacatcaaattaagttatgattttacaaattaagcaccaaaacatcatgttatataacaaatttgacagaaaaagtagttcaatacgcaataatgttatgttgtaattagttactgtatttacgaatttagcaccaaaatatcgtgatatattgaaaacattgactacaagaatgcattggataatccagaaccttggataagcgagtcttggataagtgggactctactgtatttcctttttatttcccgcttaagcggtacctactttatctactcacagctgttttcgaactgcttaagtgggcagtgagctgggctgaaggtcgggtgctcaccctgactcgGGTGCCgacctgccaacctttcaattggtaagatttattgccactgtgctaaagcctggtgCTTAGGAAGAGAGATGCACAGCCTGATCACAGTTGCACAAAACTGAGCATTTAAAAATCCTTAAAAATAGCACCCCTTGTAGATCTATCAAAAATTGATCCCCTGAAGCAGATCCTTCTGCCTTGGAGTGGACCGAGCTTTGACTGTTCCTTGTCGGCAGAGCAGGGGGCTTCCCCCTCACTGCCCCTGTTTACATTTATGTACTGCTTTTCCAGCAATACTCAAATTGCTGTAGAAGAAAATTAATTTCTCCAGGCACATGAATTAAAATAAAGTAGGAGGCACAAAAAAGAGGCAACAAATAAAACGAAGGGCCCAGCATAAGGCAAAGACCCAAATTGATTCAATGAAAACTTTTTTGACCTGTTCTTTAAGTGGTTTTCTCTTGTCACCAGTAAGGAagcccaggaatgggcaaactttggccctccagatgttttggactccaactcccaccattcctaacagcctcagaccctttccttttccccctcagccacttaagcggaaAGGgcttgaagctgttaggaatggtgggagtattgggaattgatgagccgttAAGCTGTACCCTTtaagaggtaaattcccattaaaatagcagagtaaaaatgcagcagtgagacttatgcggtgtgagttttggaaggcttctgtgtcttcaggaaggcaaaagaatgcaaagttagctttaaagtttaaaagcatttattaaggtaaaaagaaatccattggtggatagaaaaggtttggagctctctaatctgttctaatacacatagatggattaaaataacaaaggtctagatagctacatcttgactagtaGAGGGACaaagtgcgtcctctctctggaacaaagcaggaagcaggaatggcgaccaaacctcatgggtcgcttcttctctagggccataaatattccaaaggccaaattgggaagttacgtcaaccctaggagagatcacatttctaaagcatcaaagggtggggttgacctaaacaggacaggaaggaggaaacaatagtaaagcctaatcaaagcatgcatggaactggggaaggtgtctctaactcttttctaggcttcctatctaaccatagagacttaaggatgacatttttccaacagggAGTtgggtccaaaacatctggagggccaaagtttgcccatgcctactttagCCACAGCCAAAGTGGCTAAAGGAGGCTGCAGTTTCCATCATGGCTCTTGAAATGTCATTCATgtgacaataataacaacaacaacaacaacgaaaacctccatggagaagtgggcaatTCAAAGCTAATAAAAGCATCTTGAAATTGTATCCTTAAGAGATCAGCACAGCATTTAACAGATGGCAAAGTCGCTGTTGTGTTGGTTTAACATACTGACCCCACACCGACTGCTGCATCTAAGAACCTATTTTTAGTAACTCCCATTTAGACTATGAACGTGGGTCTCGTGTTGTGAGCCAAGTTCTTGGTATGACCGCTACCACCGTATGTTAAGCCAAGTCCTGATTTTCTGCACTTAAGTCTAAACGtgccaattttattttattttaagccaAGTTTGGCACTCATTTTGCCTCTTATAATATCCTCATACATCTTCCAAAATAAGGCAGAAATGCATCTGCTCTTCCTGCTCATCTCATGCAGGGTTGTCCAAATGCAAAATTGACCTGCCAAACTCTGAACACAAAGGCAAACCTAGGGTTTCTCAACACCAATAATGGTACAGGGTTGGATCCAACCTAATTTGCACTGAACTTTGTGCCCAAATATATTCACGATTAACCAGAGTCCCCTTGATGTTGATGGGTCTTGTTTGTCGAGATCAAGGGAACTTCAGTTAGTTGTGTGTAAATTGGTTCGCAGCTGGataaggagccatggtggcacaatgggttaaacccatttGCTGGCTGGACTGCTCACCTGaaagttaggttgctgacctgaaggttgctggttggaatccatgagacagggtgagctcccatctgtcagctctagcttgcagggacatgagagaagcctcccagcaggatggcaacacatccaggcatcctctgggcaacgtctctgtggactgccatttctctcacaccagaagcgacttgcagtatgttctcaagtcgcttctgacacgataaaaaaactaGATATCAGAATCTATACCAATGTTTTGTGATTCAAAACACCGTCTAATATCTTCTACAACCAAAGAATTATTGTTCAGCATCTTCGGAGGCACCATCTAGGAAAGAATAATCTGCACAAGACGTGTACATTCTACACTCATTTACTCTGAACATTTGAAGCTTTCTGAAGATGATTGAATGCTCTTTAGTGTTGCCATATCTCCGGGAAAACCAGACAAACAGCCTGGTTTAGTTCCTGTGCAGAGATTTAGAGGCTTGTTATATAGCATGGGAAACCTGTTATGACCTGGAGATAAGCATAATCCTTTGTTGCTGAAGATCTGAGGGCTGTCACTTAAAAGAATTACAAGAGCTGGTTTAAATGGGTGAACAAGTTGTGCTCTTCCAGATGTGGTCGGAGTGCAGTTCCCATTGGCTGCTCTATCTGCAGCATAGtcactgcagtccaacaacatctggaagtcaCAGGTTGACCATTTTTCATTCCAAATGTGGGCACTTTCAAGGTTGCTTATTGAATCTTTCTCTGATTGGCTTGTATAGGACTTT comes from the Anolis carolinensis isolate JA03-04 unplaced genomic scaffold, rAnoCar3.1.pri scaffold_8, whole genome shotgun sequence genome and includes:
- the lzts1 gene encoding leucine zipper putative tumor suppressor 1 is translated as MGSVSSLISGHSFHSKHCRASQYKLRKSSHLKKLNRYSDGLLKFGFSQETGHNKSNSKGNKNEDFFYIKVNQKAQRTDYAPLSGGELGSQAARSSVDYGTGTPAKLKPVSNQLELGPDKNIARPTAFKPVLPRSNTVLHSSPEHGSHTSQSLQSQDKAKDADLKAALCSGGLSDSGRNSMSSLPTHSTASSYQLDPLVAPVGPISRFGGSAHNITQCAILQNSNMMSLKALSFSDGGTKILNPGKTAAAAAHPQPPENSCIRSPISTEESAIQELEQKLLEREGELQELQSSFEEKEITSCQSYEEKQRRCRDEMELLKQKCNNKLKQSSQKSQRAQQLLQLQVFQLQQEKKQLREELANLMKEQDLLETKLRSYEKEKTAFAPALEETQWEVCQKSGEISLLKQQLKESQTELNSKINEVLNMKAQLKDVRGKMELLDMKIQDLEESLHAKAVELDVSENELQRKKNESELLREKVNLLEQEISELRTELTILREEMKCGMAPGSLEANVAEDAQALWREVEKLKAELQEERNNNEHMTTGFQQERQTWKEEKEKVIHYQKQLQQSYLHMYKRNQNLEKMLHELASGEDGKEPLELDLQGTDVPYEDIIATEI